A genome region from Penicillium psychrofluorescens genome assembly, chromosome: 3 includes the following:
- a CDS encoding uncharacterized protein (ID:PFLUO_004538-T1.cds;~source:funannotate), with product MQSYQLGSFSFQDGTILPNVVLTYREFNPNGKKTALVPTCFRGRIDTTWSFREGALKDYRVIVVALLGNGESSSPSNTPNFPPRLDYQDCVRAQKRLVTEHLNISTLDVIVGFSMGGQCAYHWSAMYPEMVRNAVIICSSAKTSLHNYQFLEGPKAALINSIDYDDGKFESQNKTPIRGLHAFGRAYSAWLTSAEWFEKRMFEKLGSKSLEEWANNCVKGYEDWHADDLLVMLGMWQRGDISGINGETNTMREALERLKTRILLMPSQTDQYFRWEASEKEISFLSDAELAIIPSIWGHFAGGGINPEDNKWMDEKITRFLDRP from the coding sequence ATGCAATCCTATCAACTGGGATCTTTCTCGTTTCAAGATGGGACAATTCTGCCCAACGTCGTTCTGACCTATCGCGAGTTCAACCCCAATGGCAAGAAAACAGCTTTGGTTCCAACATGCTTTCGCGGGAGAATTGACACCACTTGGTCCTTCAGAGAGGGAGCTTTGAAAGACTATCGAGTTATCGTGGTGGCATTACTCGGCAACGGCGAATCGTCCAGTCCATCAAACACGCCCAATTTCCCTCCACGCCTTGACTACCAAGATTGTGTACGGGCTCAAAAGAGACTCGTTACCGAGCACTTGAATATCTCTACTTTGGATGTGATAGTGGGATTTTCAATGGGTGGGCAATGCGCATATCACTGGTCGGCAATGTACCCGGAGATGGTTCGCAATGCAGTAATCATTTGCTCTTCGGCCAAGACCAGCTTGCACAACTACCAGTTCCTCGAGGGCCCTAAAGCTGCGCTAATCAACTCCATCGATTATGATGACGGCAAATTTGAATCACAAAACAAGACTCCTATTCGCGGGCTGCATGCATTCGGACGAGCATATTCCGCGTGGTTGACGAGTGCCGAATGGTTTGAAAAGCGCATGTTCGAGAAATTAGGCTCCAAGTCATTGGAGGAGTGGGCGAACAATTGTGTAAAGGGGTACGAGGACTGGCATGCAGATGATCTGCTCGTCATGCTAGGGATGTGGCAGCGAGGCGATATTAGCGGTATCAATGGCGAAACTAATACTATGCGCGAAGCCCTCGAGCGTTTGAAGACACGCATCCTGCTCATGCCTTCTCAAACAGACCAATATTTTAGATGGGAAGCAAGCGAAAAGGagatttcctttttgtcaGACGCCGAGTTAGCCATAATTCCATCAATTTGGGGACATTTTGCAGGAGGCGGTATCAATCCGGAGGACAATAAGTGGATGGACGAAAAGATCACGAGGTTTCTGGATCGACCTTAA
- a CDS encoding uncharacterized protein (ID:PFLUO_004539-T1.cds;~source:funannotate) — MPSNSQSFLLDPERPAGATRYAHARVVPPSANHTIYVSGIAAVKPDGTYEGVTQNADGTFKADVREQTAVVLRRIESIIKGASNGKADLYNIVDATVYVLDMKEHYAGMNEEWNKIWSDRASAPTRATVGVRELPDPRFLVEIKATAIFEV; from the coding sequence ATGCCTTCCAACTCACAATCATTCCTCTTGGACCCTGAGCGGCCAGCTGGTGCCACTCGATACGCTCATGCACGCGTGGTGCCGCCGTCCGCAAATCATACTATTTATGTTTCTGGAATTGCTGCGGTAAAACCCGACGGAACATATGAAGGCGTCACTCAAAATGCAGATGGCACCTTCAAGGCAGATGTTCGAGAACAAACGGCCGTTGTCCTACGCCGAATCGAAAGCATCATCAAGGGGGCATCTAATGGAAAGGCGGATCTGTACAATATTGTGGACGCGACGGTTTATGTCCTGGACATGAAGGAGCACTATGCCGGTATGAATGAGGAATGGAACAAAATCTGGTCAGACCGTGCCAGTGCTCCGACACGCGCGACTGTTGGAGTCCGAGAGCTGCCAGATCCGCGGTTCTTGGTGGAAATCAAAGCAACAGCCATTTTTGAAGTGTGA